A DNA window from Candidatus Deferrimicrobium sp. contains the following coding sequences:
- a CDS encoding translation initiation factor Sui1, with protein sequence MAGRRNDPVMVFSTERGLVCPKCRLPTSACRCGKEEPALAGDGIARVRRETKGRRGKTVTTVSGVPLGVEALRNLASELKHRCGTGGTVKGGVIEIQGDHRETIVAELSRRGFTVKLAGG encoded by the coding sequence GTGGCGGGACGACGGAACGATCCGGTGATGGTCTTCTCCACGGAGCGGGGGCTCGTCTGCCCGAAGTGCCGCCTGCCCACGTCGGCATGCCGCTGCGGAAAAGAGGAACCGGCGCTCGCGGGGGACGGGATCGCCCGCGTCCGCAGGGAGACGAAGGGCCGCAGGGGAAAGACGGTGACCACCGTGTCCGGCGTCCCTCTCGGGGTGGAAGCGCTCCGGAACCTCGCGTCGGAGCTGAAGCATCGCTGCGGGACGGGAGGAACCGTCAAGGGGGGCGTGATCGAGATCCAGGGAGACCACCGGGAGACGATCGTTGCGGAACTATCCCGCCGAGGCTTCACCGTGAAGCTGGCGGGTGGCTAG
- a CDS encoding efflux RND transporter periplasmic adaptor subunit — MPWRQRIVLILLLLLAALAILWAFLPRPVTIETAKVSRGPLQVTVEEEGKARLRDRFVVSAPVTGYARRVDLEVGDPVKRGQGVAEIEPLRAEGLDPRARAAAQARVSAAEAALRVAEERVREARAADEYASARLDRTRRLTDAGLTPKDVLEQTESEAHRATAVTKSAEAATDAARHELEGAKAALTQAGASDGRHADRVIVRSPATGRVLAVRHESEGVVPAGTPLLEVGDPGHLEVEVDVLSADAVRIHPGTAVRFERWGGDVPLEGKVRVVEPVGFTKVSALGVEEQRVLVLVDITSPRDAWKGVGDRYRLEASFVLWEGKEVLQVPSGALFRTGDRFAVYVVERGRAKARTVEIGRRNGLAAQVLSGLAEGETVILHPGDTVAEGKKVRPRLVQH, encoded by the coding sequence ATGCCGTGGCGCCAGCGCATCGTCCTGATCCTCCTGCTGCTCCTCGCGGCCCTGGCCATTCTCTGGGCGTTCCTTCCGCGTCCGGTTACCATAGAAACCGCGAAGGTTTCCCGGGGTCCGCTGCAGGTCACCGTCGAGGAGGAGGGAAAGGCGAGGCTGCGGGACCGGTTCGTCGTCTCCGCCCCCGTGACCGGATACGCGCGGCGGGTGGATCTCGAGGTGGGTGACCCCGTGAAGCGGGGGCAGGGCGTCGCCGAGATCGAACCGCTCCGAGCCGAGGGGCTGGACCCGCGGGCGAGGGCCGCTGCGCAGGCGCGCGTTTCGGCGGCCGAAGCGGCGCTACGCGTGGCGGAGGAACGTGTGAGAGAGGCGAGGGCGGCCGACGAGTACGCGTCGGCCCGTCTCGATCGGACCCGCCGCCTGACCGACGCGGGGCTGACGCCGAAGGATGTGCTGGAGCAGACGGAATCGGAGGCCCATCGCGCAACGGCCGTGACGAAGTCGGCCGAGGCGGCGACGGATGCGGCGCGGCACGAGCTGGAGGGGGCGAAAGCCGCGCTGACCCAGGCGGGGGCGTCCGACGGACGTCATGCCGATCGCGTGATCGTTCGGTCTCCGGCGACCGGGAGAGTGCTGGCGGTGCGACACGAAAGCGAAGGAGTGGTTCCGGCCGGAACACCGCTGCTGGAGGTAGGAGACCCCGGCCACCTGGAAGTGGAAGTGGACGTCCTCTCCGCGGACGCCGTGCGGATTCACCCCGGGACGGCGGTCCGCTTCGAACGGTGGGGCGGGGACGTTCCACTGGAGGGAAAGGTGCGCGTCGTGGAGCCCGTGGGATTCACGAAGGTTTCCGCCCTTGGGGTGGAGGAGCAGCGGGTCCTCGTTCTCGTCGACATCACCTCTCCGCGGGACGCGTGGAAGGGTGTCGGCGACCGTTATCGGCTCGAGGCGAGCTTCGTCCTCTGGGAGGGGAAGGAGGTGCTGCAGGTACCCTCGGGCGCGCTCTTCCGGACCGGGGACCGGTTCGCCGTCTACGTCGTCGAAAGGGGTCGCGCGAAGGCGCGGACGGTGGAGATAGGGCGACGGAACGGGCTCGCCGCGCAGGTTCTCTCGGGACTGGCGGAAGGGGAGACGGTGATCCTCCATCCCGGCGACACCGTGGCGGAAGGGAAAAAGGTACGGCCCCGCTTGGTGCAGCACTAA